A single Parabacteroides timonensis DNA region contains:
- a CDS encoding head GIN domain-containing protein: MRTKGLLSIIMLLGLLFTVQAADHVKGNGTLTTKKIKIDDYNAIKIDGVIDFNYEQSNAEPYIEVTVDENLHEFVNIDIKERELSVGFKGAKVDHYTKFIIKTNSKWLKEVKAAGNANFMINSSLTGDELKIKANSNCLVQLKELVKMGKLELNVSGSANMVVNNLQADKLECSINGSGTINLKKGTAKEGEYSITSSGEIMAFGVDVPELSCKMTGNGTMEVHPTNNLKANIVGKGNIRYKGPTAVQQKVIGKGSVEEVK, from the coding sequence ATGAGAACAAAAGGATTATTATCTATTATCATGTTATTGGGATTGTTATTCACAGTCCAGGCAGCCGATCATGTAAAAGGGAACGGTACTCTTACCACTAAGAAAATAAAGATCGACGATTACAATGCGATCAAAATTGATGGCGTTATCGACTTTAATTACGAACAATCGAATGCAGAGCCTTACATCGAGGTAACAGTCGACGAGAACCTGCATGAATTTGTAAACATAGATATAAAAGAGCGGGAACTTTCCGTTGGCTTCAAGGGAGCCAAAGTAGACCATTATACCAAATTCATTATTAAGACCAACTCGAAATGGCTGAAAGAGGTAAAAGCGGCAGGAAATGCCAACTTTATGATCAACAGCTCACTTACTGGGGATGAACTGAAGATCAAGGCAAACTCAAACTGTCTGGTTCAGTTGAAGGAACTGGTTAAAATGGGAAAACTCGAATTGAATGTATCCGGAAGCGCCAATATGGTAGTCAACAACCTGCAAGCCGACAAATTGGAATGCAGCATCAACGGCTCCGGTACTATCAACCTGAAAAAAGGAACAGCCAAAGAAGGCGAATACAGCATCACCAGCAGTGGCGAGATCATGGCCTTTGGTGTAGATGTACCCGAACTGAGCTGTAAAATGACCGGTAACGGAACAATGGAAGTTCACCCTACCAACAATCTGAAAGCAAATATTGTCGGTAAAGGAAATATCCGTTACAAAGGCCCGACTGCCGTCCAGCAGAAAGTGATTGGAAAAGGTAGCGTAGAAGAAGTCAAATAA
- a CDS encoding DUF6078 family protein — MLNTLDYSQVPSDFVHCFKKDCRLADHCLRYQVTPFIPRERWSVSVINPSIAGTGDDCRAYLSDTPLIYAYGMDHLFDNLPYAKAREARYAMREHYGKNHFYRLKRKERCFDPKEQQYVSDLFRRFHIESEPVFDTYREGFRWVR, encoded by the coding sequence ATGCTGAACACACTAGATTATTCCCAGGTCCCAAGCGATTTCGTCCATTGTTTTAAGAAAGATTGCAGGTTAGCCGACCATTGCCTGCGTTATCAGGTAACTCCTTTTATTCCCCGCGAACGCTGGTCCGTTTCGGTGATAAACCCGTCCATTGCCGGAACCGGCGACGATTGCCGCGCTTATCTGAGCGATACCCCTTTGATATATGCTTACGGAATGGATCATTTGTTTGACAACCTGCCCTACGCCAAAGCCCGGGAGGCGCGATATGCCATGCGCGAACATTACGGGAAAAACCATTTCTACCGCTTAAAAAGAAAAGAACGTTGCTTCGACCCGAAAGAGCAGCAATATGTAAGTGACCTGTTCCGCCGTTTCCATATAGAGAGCGAACCGGTGTTCGATACTTACCGGGAAGGCTTCCGCTGGGTCAGGTAG
- a CDS encoding head GIN domain-containing protein: MKTKVLLLIACLLTTLAGSAITEKTVDGNGNVITKTVSIDDYNEISTVGVMEFVYEQSDAAPYLEVMIDENLYELLEIKVDGKELKVSPKRINENSRNGNTYNLNPTTFKVVTNSREIKELNVVSSGDFIISSPLNISKLEINMAGSGNILLKKKVTGNKLEINLASSGSIVASDISLNGVECSLAGSGFIQIGGKTEQAEYNLAASGNIKAYDCQSSKVECNIAGSGNIQTYAKNRLEANIVGSGNVYYKGDPTTSKSIIGSGKLKKAN; the protein is encoded by the coding sequence ATGAAAACAAAAGTACTTCTTCTTATCGCCTGCCTGCTGACCACACTGGCGGGATCTGCCATCACTGAAAAAACAGTAGATGGAAACGGAAATGTAATTACAAAAACGGTTTCGATCGACGATTATAACGAGATATCCACAGTAGGTGTCATGGAATTTGTCTACGAACAATCGGATGCTGCTCCTTATCTGGAAGTCATGATCGATGAAAATCTCTATGAGTTACTGGAGATAAAGGTTGATGGCAAAGAACTAAAAGTCAGCCCCAAAAGAATAAATGAAAACAGCCGCAACGGTAATACTTACAACCTGAATCCGACGACATTCAAGGTGGTAACCAATTCGCGTGAAATAAAGGAACTGAACGTTGTTTCCTCCGGTGATTTCATTATTTCCAGTCCGCTCAATATAAGCAAACTGGAAATCAATATGGCAGGTAGCGGAAACATTCTCCTGAAAAAGAAAGTGACAGGAAACAAACTGGAAATCAACCTGGCCAGTTCAGGCAGCATCGTCGCATCCGACATCAGTCTGAATGGAGTTGAATGCAGCCTGGCAGGTAGTGGTTTCATCCAGATAGGAGGAAAGACCGAACAGGCAGAATACAATCTTGCCGCAAGCGGAAACATTAAAGCCTACGATTGCCAGTCAAGCAAAGTAGAGTGTAATATTGCCGGCAGTGGTAATATCCAGACTTATGCTAAAAACCGACTGGAAGCCAATATCGTAGGCAGCGGAAACGTATATTACAAAGGTGATCCGACCACCAGCAAAAGTATCATCGGGTCAGGCAAACTGAAAAAAGCGAACTAA
- the dusB gene encoding tRNA dihydrouridine synthase DusB, with product MKIGSIDLGEHPVFLAPMEDVTDISFRLMCKRFGADMVYTEFVSSDALIRSVNKTQEKLTVAEDERPVAIQIYGKEVEAMVEAAKICEAARPDILDINFGCPVKKVAGKGAGAGMLRNTPLMLEITREVVKAVNIPVTVKTRLGWDADNKIIVDLAEQLQDCGIAALSIHGRTRAQMYTGEADWTLIGEVKNNPRMHIPIIGNGDVTSAEACKQRFDQYGVDGVMIGRGSIGRPWIFREVKHYLTNGTALPDEKFIWYLDILKQQVMQSVERLDERRGILHIRRHLAATPLFKGIADFKPTRVAMLRAETVAELFNIMDSIPEKFGIIE from the coding sequence ATGAAGATAGGCTCAATAGATTTAGGTGAACATCCCGTATTCCTGGCACCGATGGAAGATGTGACGGACATCTCTTTCCGTTTGATGTGTAAACGTTTCGGTGCAGACATGGTATATACGGAATTTGTATCGAGCGATGCACTGATCCGCAGCGTGAACAAGACACAGGAGAAACTGACCGTTGCCGAAGACGAACGGCCGGTTGCTATACAGATATATGGTAAAGAAGTGGAAGCGATGGTGGAAGCAGCAAAGATATGCGAAGCCGCCCGCCCCGACATTCTCGATATCAACTTCGGCTGCCCGGTAAAGAAAGTGGCAGGCAAAGGTGCCGGAGCAGGTATGTTGCGGAATACTCCACTGATGCTGGAAATAACTCGCGAAGTGGTAAAGGCCGTCAACATCCCCGTAACAGTAAAAACCCGCCTGGGATGGGATGCCGATAATAAAATCATTGTCGACCTGGCCGAACAATTACAGGATTGCGGGATTGCCGCCCTCTCTATCCACGGACGCACCCGCGCACAGATGTACACCGGTGAAGCCGACTGGACACTAATCGGCGAGGTAAAAAACAATCCGCGCATGCATATCCCTATCATCGGGAATGGCGACGTGACTTCTGCCGAGGCCTGCAAACAGCGTTTCGACCAATACGGAGTGGATGGCGTCATGATCGGACGCGGTAGTATCGGCCGCCCCTGGATATTCCGCGAAGTAAAACATTACCTGACGAACGGAACGGCATTGCCCGACGAGAAATTCATCTGGTACCTGGATATCCTGAAGCAGCAGGTCATGCAAAGTGTGGAACGTCTCGACGAACGTCGTGGTATTTTACATATCCGACGTCATCTGGCAGCCACTCCTCTTTTCAAAGGAATTGCCGACTTTAAGCCGACACGCGTTGCCATGCTTCGCGCTGAAACAGTAGCCGAACTATTCAATATTATGGATTCCATTCCGGAAAAGTTTGGGATTATAGAATAA
- a CDS encoding 6-bladed beta-propeller — protein MKFNKIKMCPILILSIITIGCNEGVETIKNKLVSIDVKAYVNSNDAISIKNEIERIEYIPLELTDDNSSMIGQIMDITLTENYIFVLSDPTCGVLQFDIKGNFIRQVAKYGQGPGELLFPISMYTVEEDSKLYITGAYQTIIYNFDGKFEEAFDRGGRMSFYSYPIGEGRVVETSSDGIPFEAEGHFGIGIFSNMGKGDTIIMKNNFSNDKISSSKESGFKLTRCILSDSGVLFSTMTNDTIYRLTKDTIIPAFCWQRNLSEESLKNSYSLLNFIPTNTELFLYDIIEFPKSICFRYVYNEKSYIMLYDKQSGKISSTPTPYKMNEISDVDFWMTMWGINNDIDNGLPIAPLHWYNNKKISIQCTPASTIDYLRDKGMLKAAPNILKKINGDDNPIVILYHLKY, from the coding sequence ATGAAATTTAATAAAATTAAAATGTGTCCTATACTCATATTATCAATAATTACTATAGGATGTAATGAGGGGGTAGAAACTATAAAAAACAAGCTTGTCTCTATCGACGTTAAGGCTTATGTAAATTCTAATGATGCAATTTCTATTAAGAATGAAATTGAAAGAATAGAATATATCCCGCTAGAATTAACCGATGACAATAGCTCAATGATCGGGCAAATAATGGATATAACCCTCACCGAAAATTATATATTTGTCTTATCTGACCCTACATGCGGAGTTCTTCAATTTGATATAAAAGGGAATTTCATCAGGCAAGTAGCAAAATATGGACAAGGTCCTGGAGAACTTCTTTTTCCTATAAGCATGTATACTGTAGAAGAAGACAGTAAACTATATATCACTGGAGCTTATCAGACAATAATATACAATTTTGATGGAAAATTCGAAGAAGCGTTCGACCGGGGAGGAAGAATGAGTTTTTACTCTTATCCTATTGGAGAAGGACGAGTCGTTGAAACTAGTTCTGATGGCATACCTTTTGAAGCAGAAGGACATTTTGGAATTGGCATATTTAGCAATATGGGTAAAGGAGATACGATAATTATGAAAAACAATTTTTCAAATGACAAAATATCTTCATCAAAAGAATCTGGTTTTAAGCTAACAAGATGTATACTTAGTGATTCGGGGGTATTGTTTTCAACAATGACAAACGATACTATTTATCGTTTGACTAAAGATACAATCATTCCAGCATTCTGCTGGCAGAGGAATCTAAGTGAAGAATCTTTAAAAAATTCATATTCACTCTTGAATTTTATACCGACAAATACAGAACTATTTCTTTACGACATAATAGAATTTCCTAAATCTATTTGCTTTAGATATGTATATAATGAGAAATCATACATAATGCTTTATGATAAGCAGAGTGGTAAAATATCATCAACACCCACTCCTTATAAAATGAATGAGATTTCAGATGTTGATTTTTGGATGACGATGTGGGGAATAAATAATGATATAGACAATGGTTTACCTATTGCTCCGTTACATTGGTATAATAATAAGAAAATATCTATACAATGCACTCCTGCTTCAACCATTGATTATCTGCGAGATAAAGGAATGCTTAAAGCAGCTCCCAATATTCTAAAAAAGATAAATGGAGATGATAATCCCATTGTCATATTGTATCACTTAAAATACTAA
- a CDS encoding GIN domain-containing protein: protein MKTTLYLSLLSVILLFTSGCIFIPSIKGNGNVITQTIDITDYDAIEVQGTSIIFNYSQQESAPALTVTVDQNIYDLFEFGTKDNKLVIRPKDRSQKSIRVRSTEFTITTNSSSLKKADMAGIEVFNLNGKFASNEKVKFSTAGNTKIELRDTVTVDQMEISVAGKSTLNADALYARVFKGEIAGKGTFNLKGAGEKAEFEIAGMGKVHAFDYELSTLSCEIAGKGTIETYTKDKISAEIAGMGTVKYKGNPSIREDRAGLGSVKKVD from the coding sequence ATGAAAACAACACTCTATTTATCTTTACTGTCCGTCATCCTGTTATTCACTTCGGGATGTATCTTCATCCCATCTATCAAAGGCAACGGAAACGTAATTACCCAGACAATCGATATCACCGATTACGATGCGATTGAAGTACAAGGCACTTCAATCATATTCAATTATTCACAGCAGGAGTCTGCTCCCGCTCTGACGGTAACGGTCGATCAAAATATTTACGATTTGTTTGAGTTCGGGACAAAAGACAATAAACTGGTTATCCGTCCCAAAGACCGTAGCCAAAAGTCGATCAGAGTCCGTTCGACAGAGTTCACCATCACCACCAACTCTTCTTCATTGAAAAAAGCAGATATGGCCGGAATCGAAGTGTTTAATCTGAACGGCAAATTCGCATCAAACGAGAAAGTGAAATTCAGTACGGCAGGCAATACAAAAATAGAGTTAAGAGATACAGTGACAGTCGACCAAATGGAGATAAGTGTTGCCGGTAAAAGTACGCTAAACGCCGATGCCCTGTATGCAAGAGTGTTTAAAGGAGAGATAGCCGGAAAAGGCACATTCAACCTGAAGGGCGCAGGCGAAAAGGCCGAATTCGAGATTGCCGGCATGGGCAAAGTGCATGCTTTTGATTATGAACTTTCGACTTTATCATGCGAGATCGCTGGTAAAGGAACGATCGAAACATATACCAAAGATAAGATCAGTGCCGAGATCGCCGGTATGGGCACGGTTAAATATAAAGGAAATCCTTCCATCAGAGAGGATAGGGCAGGGTTAGGTTCCGTAAAGAAAGTGGATTGA
- a CDS encoding metal ABC transporter solute-binding protein, Zn/Mn family: protein MKRTSIIITFLSILLLTACVNKQTEGNIVTVTIEPQRYFAEKIAGDKFKINCVVPAGQSPETYDPTPQQMIQVGKSIAYLRIGPIGFEQAWMDKIRENNPKLEIFDTSEGMKLLADTEEDTHAHDHAAHDHDAHAGEDAHHHHHHGGVDPHIWSSIAGAKVVAWNTLNAFIALDPDNTEYFWKNYNELVDEIDKTETEIKQLLDPLTDRTFIIYHPALTYFANEFNLIQLCIEMDGKEPSPAQLKMLVETARENNARVVFIQQEFDQKNAELIAKETGCKLTVINPLAYDWSKEMIHIAKALADGQTH from the coding sequence ATGAAACGAACGAGTATAATAATCACTTTTCTCTCTATTCTCCTGTTGACAGCCTGTGTAAATAAGCAGACGGAAGGAAATATAGTAACCGTAACGATCGAACCCCAACGCTATTTTGCCGAGAAAATTGCCGGGGATAAATTCAAGATAAACTGTGTGGTTCCTGCCGGGCAAAGTCCGGAAACATACGATCCCACTCCCCAGCAAATGATACAGGTAGGGAAAAGTATCGCTTACCTGCGTATCGGCCCTATCGGTTTCGAACAGGCCTGGATGGATAAGATACGTGAGAATAATCCGAAGCTGGAAATATTCGATACTTCCGAAGGAATGAAGTTGCTGGCCGATACGGAAGAAGACACCCATGCGCATGATCATGCCGCTCACGACCACGATGCCCATGCCGGGGAGGACGCCCATCACCACCATCATCATGGTGGAGTGGACCCGCATATCTGGAGTTCCATTGCCGGTGCTAAAGTCGTAGCCTGGAACACGCTGAATGCTTTTATCGCATTAGATCCCGATAACACGGAATACTTCTGGAAGAATTATAATGAATTAGTGGATGAAATAGACAAAACGGAAACAGAGATCAAGCAACTGCTCGATCCGCTGACCGACCGTACTTTTATCATCTATCATCCGGCTCTGACCTATTTTGCCAACGAATTCAACCTGATACAGTTGTGTATCGAAATGGATGGCAAAGAGCCTTCGCCCGCCCAACTGAAGATGTTGGTGGAGACAGCCCGCGAGAACAACGCCCGTGTAGTCTTTATCCAGCAGGAATTCGATCAGAAGAATGCGGAACTGATAGCCAAGGAGACCGGATGTAAACTGACCGTGATTAATCCGTTGGCTTATGACTGGTCGAAAGAAATGATTCATATTGCAAAAGCATTGGCAGATGGACAAACTCATTGA
- a CDS encoding NAD-dependent epimerase/dehydratase family protein: MKILITGASGFIGGFLVKEALRRGYETWAGVRATSSREHLQDERIRFIDLKYNNQEALTAQLTDFVREQGAWDYVIHNAGLTKTLDKKNFFHINAENTHHFIEALAAAGCKPKKFLLMSSLSSYGQGDETTFRPIRLDDPQQPDTAYGKSKLVAENYVRSQSHFPYVILRPTGVYGPGEKDYFMEIKSVKSGFDFAVGFIPQRITFIYVKDLATVAFLALENDAVRNRHYFVADGDVYTDESFARMIQDILGKKRVFHARIPLGLVNVACHCSEWIGKLLNKSMTLNTDKYIILKQRNWICDVTPLQDELGFTPEYPLRKGLEESIEWYRKEGWL, translated from the coding sequence ATGAAGATATTGATTACAGGAGCAAGCGGTTTCATCGGCGGTTTTCTGGTGAAGGAAGCGTTGCGCAGAGGATATGAAACCTGGGCAGGTGTACGTGCAACAAGCAGTCGCGAACACCTGCAGGATGAACGGATCCGTTTTATCGACCTGAAATATAATAATCAGGAGGCGTTGACAGCCCAACTGACGGACTTTGTCCGTGAACAGGGTGCCTGGGATTATGTGATCCATAATGCCGGCCTGACCAAGACGTTGGATAAGAAGAACTTCTTCCATATTAACGCTGAAAATACGCATCATTTTATAGAGGCTCTGGCCGCTGCCGGGTGTAAGCCGAAAAAGTTTCTCTTGATGAGCAGCCTGAGCAGTTACGGACAGGGAGATGAAACGACTTTCCGTCCGATCCGTCTGGATGATCCGCAGCAACCCGATACGGCTTATGGGAAGAGTAAATTGGTGGCGGAGAACTATGTGCGCAGCCAGTCGCATTTCCCTTATGTGATCCTGCGTCCGACCGGTGTGTATGGTCCCGGTGAGAAAGATTATTTTATGGAGATCAAAAGTGTAAAGTCCGGTTTTGATTTTGCCGTAGGCTTTATTCCCCAGCGTATCACCTTTATATATGTAAAAGACCTGGCAACTGTGGCTTTCCTTGCTTTGGAGAATGACGCTGTTCGTAACCGCCATTACTTTGTGGCCGATGGGGATGTATATACCGACGAATCGTTTGCACGGATGATACAAGATATACTCGGAAAGAAACGGGTGTTCCATGCCCGTATTCCGTTGGGACTGGTCAATGTGGCTTGCCATTGTTCCGAGTGGATCGGTAAGTTGCTGAACAAGAGTATGACACTCAACACCGATAAATATATCATCCTGAAGCAACGCAACTGGATTTGTGATGTTACGCCGCTTCAGGATGAACTTGGTTTTACACCTGAGTATCCTTTACGTAAAGGATTGGAGGAAAGTATCGAATGGTACCGGAAAGAAGGGTGGTTGTAG
- a CDS encoding head GIN domain-containing protein, producing the protein MKAIALAFIGLMTFGTIACHAKKVKGNGNIITKEIQVSDYNEIKVGQGIESGNMSFTKKNKSPRFNYTQQSGSASLNITIDENLLPLLNIQSNGNVLTIGTGMGTQINPTRLEINSHSKELRKLGISGGMDFFLQSKLTGDNLEINASGASDVYLENSVRISNLCKISLSGASDVKASNLECDKIECRSSGSSDIKMSGKANDGEYHCSGSSDIKSYDFVVKRLKCSASGSSDILTNVTEKLNASASGSSDIKYKGNPEVKKSSSGSSDIDHVN; encoded by the coding sequence ATGAAAGCAATAGCATTAGCATTCATCGGATTAATGACTTTCGGCACCATAGCTTGTCATGCGAAGAAAGTAAAAGGAAACGGAAATATCATCACCAAAGAAATCCAGGTATCCGATTATAACGAGATCAAAGTAGGCCAGGGCATAGAAAGTGGCAACATGTCTTTCACAAAGAAAAACAAATCGCCCCGTTTCAACTACACCCAGCAATCGGGAAGTGCAAGTTTAAATATCACAATAGATGAAAACCTGCTTCCGTTGCTGAATATCCAGTCTAACGGAAACGTTCTGACTATTGGTACAGGAATGGGAACTCAAATCAATCCGACCCGGTTGGAAATCAACAGCCACTCCAAAGAACTGAGAAAACTGGGTATTTCCGGAGGTATGGATTTCTTCCTGCAAAGCAAACTGACCGGAGATAACCTGGAAATAAATGCATCCGGGGCAAGCGACGTATACCTGGAAAACTCTGTCCGCATATCCAACCTGTGTAAGATAAGCCTGAGCGGAGCAAGCGACGTCAAGGCCAGTAACCTTGAATGCGATAAGATAGAATGCCGTTCTTCCGGATCGAGCGATATCAAAATGTCCGGAAAAGCCAACGACGGCGAATATCATTGCAGTGGCAGCAGCGATATAAAATCGTACGATTTCGTTGTGAAACGCCTGAAGTGTTCCGCCAGCGGCAGTTCCGATATACTGACGAACGTGACCGAAAAACTGAATGCTTCGGCATCCGGCAGCAGCGATATCAAATACAAAGGCAATCCTGAAGTGAAAAAGAGCTCAAGCGGCTCAAGCGATATCGATCATGTGAACTAA
- a CDS encoding metal ABC transporter ATP-binding protein, whose protein sequence is MDKLIEIDKITAAYGSKVVLKDVSLTVWKDDFLGIIGPNGGGKTTLLKVILGLLQPVSGSIRFYQDGVPVSSLRIGYLPQLNNIDRKFPISVWEVVASGLAAEKPRFRSYTEAQKLRIDEVIRQMGLEELYTRSIGELSGGQLQRVLLGRSIVSRPQLLILDEPNSYVDKRFESRFYKLLEEINKESAIILVSHDIGTVLAMVKNIACVNETSHYHSGVDVTEEWLGEKYACPIELIGHGNLPHRVLKTHEH, encoded by the coding sequence ATGGACAAACTCATTGAAATAGATAAAATAACAGCCGCTTACGGCAGCAAGGTCGTCCTGAAGGATGTCTCCCTGACCGTATGGAAGGACGACTTTCTCGGGATTATCGGACCGAACGGCGGTGGAAAGACAACACTATTGAAGGTGATCCTCGGATTGCTTCAGCCGGTATCCGGTTCTATCCGTTTTTATCAGGATGGCGTGCCTGTATCTTCCCTGCGTATCGGTTATCTTCCCCAGTTGAATAATATCGACCGAAAATTTCCGATCTCGGTATGGGAGGTGGTCGCATCCGGACTAGCCGCCGAAAAGCCCCGTTTCCGTTCGTACACGGAAGCCCAGAAACTACGTATCGACGAGGTGATCCGGCAAATGGGGCTCGAAGAGCTTTACACCCGGTCGATCGGTGAATTGTCCGGCGGACAGCTGCAACGCGTCCTGTTGGGGCGTTCCATCGTTTCCCGTCCCCAGCTATTAATCCTGGACGAACCTAATTCGTATGTCGACAAACGGTTTGAGTCGCGTTTCTACAAACTGTTGGAGGAGATCAACAAGGAGAGTGCGATCATTCTTGTTTCGCACGATATCGGTACCGTTCTGGCAATGGTAAAGAATATAGCTTGCGTAAACGAAACATCGCATTATCATTCCGGCGTAGATGTCACCGAAGAGTGGTTGGGTGAGAAATATGCCTGCCCGATTGAACTGATCGGACATGGTAACCTGCCGCACCGGGTATTGAAAACACACGAACATTAA